The proteins below are encoded in one region of Drosophila santomea strain STO CAGO 1482 chromosome 3R, Prin_Dsan_1.1, whole genome shotgun sequence:
- the LOC120453546 gene encoding E3 ubiquitin-protein ligase RNF220 produces MATDTVSNGENFAQHLTSNGDDDVICPTCDVKIKRSQVADHCQVEMERLHNPISAVNPPAPAVAAGGASASEESGSGSGGRQPWSVFQRVQRNRQARQRQRTRKRPASPAPPATANPTAAAPPPPAAATPSVAAESNQPTCPVCNHNFPQSNIQEHVNQCLRQSRRNGQANGERHSSEDSEDSEEYEEYEWAGQKRIRVSTLVQGGYSALGLGQTFKYNGSQQAQDDEDEDLNVDEDDTHIYGPTQYGEGDVIPLANEDTEGNVSEADVTSYVRRLISSSDGPKPNQSSEATEQETATTRNVEAPQASEEPSTSRSTRSTSQNQQQIIESLKAKLRLYEKQAQGKYKCLICIDDYKNPAISVSCWHVHCEQCWLQTLGARKLCPQCNSITTPKDLRRIYL; encoded by the coding sequence ATGGCCACGGACACGGTGTCCAACGGCGAGAACTTCGCCCAGCACTTAACTAGCAACGGCGACGACGACGTGATCTGTCCCACATGCGACGTAAAGATCAAGCGCAGTCAGGTGGCCGATCACTGCCAAGTGGAGATGGAGCGATTGCACAATCCCATTAGCGCTGTCAATCCACCGGCCCCAGCCGTCGCAGCAGGCGGCGCCTCCGCGTCCGAGGAATCTGGTTCGGGATCCGGGGGCAGACAACCGTGGAGCGTGTTCCAGCGGGTGCAGCGCAACCGGCAGGCCCGTCAGCGCCAGCGCACCAGGAAGCGTCCGGCTtcaccagctccaccagccACTGCAAATCCTACggcagcagctcctccgcctccagcagcagcaactccatCCGTCGCTGCCGAATCGAACCAACCCACCTGTCCCGTGTGCAATCACAACTTTCCGCAGTCCAATATCCAAGAGCATGTAAATCAGTGCCTGCGCCAGAGCCGCCGAAATGGTCAGGCCAATGGGGAACGGCATTCGAGTGAGGACTCGGAGGACAGCGAGGAATACGAAGAGTATGAGTGGGCGGGACAGAAGCGCATTCGCGTGTCTACACTCGTGCAGGGAGGCTATTCTGCCTTGGGCCTGGGCCAGACGTTCAAATACAATGGCAGCCAGCAGGCGcaggacgacgaggacgaggatcTCAACGTGGACGAGGATGACACACACATCTATGGTCCTACACAGTACGGGGAGGGCGATGTGATCCCCCTGGCCAATGAGGACACAGAGGGAAATGTATCCGAGGCGGATGTTACCAGCTATGTACGACGGCTTATCTCCTCCAGCGATGGGCCCAAGCCCAACCAATCCAGCGAAGCCACCGAGCAAGAGACTGCCACTACCAGAAACGTAGAGGCTCCACAAGCTAGCGAAGAGCCATCTACGTCGCGATCCACACGATCCACATCTCAGAACCAGCAGCAGATCATCGAATCGCTGAAAGCCAAGCTGCGGCTCTACGAGAAGCAGGCGCAGGGCAAGTACAAGTGCCTGATCTGCATCGACGACTACAAGAATCCCGCCATCTCCGTGTCCTGCTGGCACGTACACTGCGAGCAGTGCTGGCTGCAGACGCTCGGAGCTCGAAAACTGTGCCCGCAGTGCAATTCGATCACCACGCCGAAGGACCTGCGACGAATCTACCTGTAG
- the LOC120452879 gene encoding transmembrane protein 47 isoform X1 yields the protein MHYQQQQQQPQQQGSLAGYNNKMNVLPNYTLSGMSSFDAESLPDYSEFDSESVTLDYYKESVLRPPAEKMAPTTTIETITITRPLKVIAFICGVIVVALMIMALASTDWLMASDWRQGLFVHCIEDDSVSPLPFNIQDPPGCYWTRDVGYIKATAALCIITLITDVIATVLTGLGLRTQNHNLKYKFYRIAVLVMLVSLLAVLSALIVYPVCFAGELTMANRRVWEFGWAYGVGWGAAIFLFGAVVLLLCDKESEEIYYKERKIVHENQMRA from the exons atgcattaccagcagcaacaacaacaaccacagcagcaGGGTAGCCTTGCTGgctacaacaacaaaatgaacGTCTTGCCCAATTATACGCTCAGCGGAATGAGCTCCTTTGATGCCGAATCGCTGCCAGATTATTCAGAATTTGATTCCGAATCGGTAACCCTGGACTATTACAAGGAAAG TGTTCTACGTCCACCAGCGGAGAAAATGGCGCCGACCACGACGATTGAGACCATCACAATCACGAGGCCGCTTAAG GTGATTGCATTTATCTGCGGCGTCATCGTGGTGGCCCTGATGATTATGGCCCTGGCATCCACAGATTGGTTAATGGCCTCAGACTGGCGGCAAGGTCTCTTTGTGCACTGCATCGAAGATGATTCGGTCTCGCCACTGCCATTCAACATCCAGGATCCGCCAGGATGCTACTGGACCCGAGATGTTG GCTACATTAAAGCCACGGCCGCTCTCTGCATTATCACGCTCATAACGGACGTCATTGCCACAGTACTGACAGGTTTGGGCCTCCGGACGCAGAACCATAATCTAAAGTATAAGTTCTACCGTATAGCAGTACTGGTAATGCTAGTGTCCT TGCTGGCCGTGTTGTCCGCGTTGATCGTATATCCAGTATGCTTTGCCGGCGAACTAACCATGG CCAATCGGCGAGTCTGGGAATTCGGCTGGGCTTACGGCGTTGGCTGGGGTGCGGCCATCTTCCTGTTTGGGGCCGTGGTACTGCTGCTCTGCGACAAGGAGTCGGAGGAGATCTACTATAAGGAAAGGAAAATCGTACATGAAAACCAAATGCGCGCCTAG
- the LOC120452879 gene encoding transmembrane protein 47 isoform X2: MAPTTTIETITITRPLKVIAFICGVIVVALMIMALASTDWLMASDWRQGLFVHCIEDDSVSPLPFNIQDPPGCYWTRDVGYIKATAALCIITLITDVIATVLTGLGLRTQNHNLKYKFYRIAVLVMLVSLLAVLSALIVYPVCFAGELTMANRRVWEFGWAYGVGWGAAIFLFGAVVLLLCDKESEEIYYKERKIVHENQMRA; encoded by the exons ATGGCGCCGACCACGACGATTGAGACCATCACAATCACGAGGCCGCTTAAG GTGATTGCATTTATCTGCGGCGTCATCGTGGTGGCCCTGATGATTATGGCCCTGGCATCCACAGATTGGTTAATGGCCTCAGACTGGCGGCAAGGTCTCTTTGTGCACTGCATCGAAGATGATTCGGTCTCGCCACTGCCATTCAACATCCAGGATCCGCCAGGATGCTACTGGACCCGAGATGTTG GCTACATTAAAGCCACGGCCGCTCTCTGCATTATCACGCTCATAACGGACGTCATTGCCACAGTACTGACAGGTTTGGGCCTCCGGACGCAGAACCATAATCTAAAGTATAAGTTCTACCGTATAGCAGTACTGGTAATGCTAGTGTCCT TGCTGGCCGTGTTGTCCGCGTTGATCGTATATCCAGTATGCTTTGCCGGCGAACTAACCATGG CCAATCGGCGAGTCTGGGAATTCGGCTGGGCTTACGGCGTTGGCTGGGGTGCGGCCATCTTCCTGTTTGGGGCCGTGGTACTGCTGCTCTGCGACAAGGAGTCGGAGGAGATCTACTATAAGGAAAGGAAAATCGTACATGAAAACCAAATGCGCGCCTAG